One window of the Marmota flaviventris isolate mMarFla1 chromosome 2, mMarFla1.hap1, whole genome shotgun sequence genome contains the following:
- the Tpm1 gene encoding tropomyosin alpha-1 chain isoform X4: MDAIKKKMQMLKLDKENALDRAEQAEADKKAAEDRSKQLEDELVSLQKKLKGTEDELDKYSEALKDAQEKLELAEKKATDAEADVASLNRRIQLVEEELDRAQERLATALQKLEEAEKAADESERGMKVIESRAQKDEEKMEIQEIQLKEAKHIAEDADRKYEEVARKLVIIESDLERAEERAELSEGKCAELEEELKTVTNNLKSLEAQAEKYSQKEDKYEEEIKVLSDKLKEAETRAEFAERSVTKLEKSIDDLEDKFLCFTSPKTPSSSWISHLSALHLSVLQLTWFFLLAPALGPGTYCAFYCIEALRSSVK, translated from the exons ATGGACGCCATCAAGAAGAAGATGCAGATGCTGAAGCTCGACAAGGAGAACGCCTTGGATCGAGCAGAGCAGGCAGAGGCCGACAAGAAGGCGGCAGAAGACAGGAGCAAACAG CTGGAAGATGAGCTGGTGTCGCTGCAAAAGAAACTCAAGGGCACTGAAGATGAACTGGACAAATACTCTGAGGCTCTCAAAGATGCCCAGGAGAAACTGGAGCTGGCGGAGAAAAAGGCCACTGAT GCTGAAGCTGATGTAGCTTCTCTGAACAGACGCATCCAGCTGGTTGAGGAAGAGTTGGATCGTGCTCAGGAGCGTCTGGCAACAGCTTTGCAGAAGCTGGAGGAGGCTGAAAAAGCAGCAGATGAAAGCGAGAG AGGTATGAAAGTCATTGAAAGTAGAGCccaaaaggatgaagaaaaaatggaaattcaggAGATCCAACTGAAAGAGGCCAAGCACATTGCTGAAGATGCCGACCGAAAATATGAAGAG GTAGCCCGTAAGCTGGTCATCATTGAAAGTGACCTGGAACGTGCAGAGGAGCGGGCTGAGCTCTCAGAAGG CAAATGTGCCGAGCTTGAAGAAGAATTGAAAACTGTGACCAACAACTTGAAGTCACTGGAGGCTCAGGCTGAGAAG TACTCTCAGAAGGAAGACAAATATGAGGAAGAGATCAAGGTCCTTTCTGACAAGCTGAAGGAG GCTGAGACTCGAGCTGAGTTTGCGGAGAGGTCAGTAACTAAATTGGAGAAAAGCATTGATGACTTAGAAG ATAAATTTCTTTGCTTCACTTCTCCCAAGACTCCTTCATCAAGCTGGATATCCCACCTCTCAGCTCTGCACTTATCTGTTCTCCAGCTGACCTGGTTCTTTCTCTTAGCACCTGCCTTAGGGCCAGGCACATACTGTGCTTTCTATTGTATAGAAGCTCTTCGTTCCAGTGTAAAATAA
- the Tpm1 gene encoding tropomyosin alpha-1 chain isoform X17 — protein sequence MDAIKKKMQMLKLDKENALDRAEQAEADKKAAEDRSKQLEDELVSLQKKLKGTEDELDKYSEALKDAQEKLELAEKKATDAEADVASLNRRIQLVEEELDRAQERLATALQKLEEAEKAADESERGMKVIESRAQKDEEKMEIQEIQLKEAKHIAEDADRKYEEVARKLVIIESDLERAEERAELSEGKCAELEEELKTVTNNLKSLEAQAEKYSQKEDKYEEEIKVLSDKLKEAETRAEFAERSVTKLEKSIDDLEDQLYQQLEQNRRLTNELKLALNED from the exons ATGGACGCCATCAAGAAGAAGATGCAGATGCTGAAGCTCGACAAGGAGAACGCCTTGGATCGAGCAGAGCAGGCAGAGGCCGACAAGAAGGCGGCAGAAGACAGGAGCAAACAG CTGGAAGATGAGCTGGTGTCGCTGCAAAAGAAACTCAAGGGCACTGAAGATGAACTGGACAAATACTCTGAGGCTCTCAAAGATGCCCAGGAGAAACTGGAGCTGGCGGAGAAAAAGGCCACTGAT GCTGAAGCTGATGTAGCTTCTCTGAACAGACGCATCCAGCTGGTTGAGGAAGAGTTGGATCGTGCTCAGGAGCGTCTGGCAACAGCTTTGCAGAAGCTGGAGGAGGCTGAAAAAGCAGCAGATGAAAGCGAGAG AGGTATGAAAGTCATTGAAAGTAGAGCccaaaaggatgaagaaaaaatggaaattcaggAGATCCAACTGAAAGAGGCCAAGCACATTGCTGAAGATGCCGACCGAAAATATGAAGAG GTAGCCCGTAAGCTGGTCATCATTGAAAGTGACCTGGAACGTGCAGAGGAGCGGGCTGAGCTCTCAGAAGG CAAATGTGCCGAGCTTGAAGAAGAATTGAAAACTGTGACCAACAACTTGAAGTCACTGGAGGCTCAGGCTGAGAAG TACTCTCAGAAGGAAGACAAATATGAGGAAGAGATCAAGGTCCTTTCTGACAAGCTGAAGGAG GCTGAGACTCGAGCTGAGTTTGCGGAGAGGTCAGTAACTAAATTGGAGAAAAGCATTGATGACTTAGAAG
- the Tpm1 gene encoding tropomyosin alpha-1 chain isoform X15: MDAIKKKMQMLKLDKENALDRAEQAEADKKAAEDRSKQLEDELVSLQKKLKGTEDELDKYSEALKDAQEKLELAEKKATDAEADVASLNRRIQLVEEELDRAQERLATALQKLEEAEKAADESERGMKVIESRAQKDEEKMEIQEIQLKEAKHIAEDADRKYEEVARKLVIIESDLERAEERAELSEGQVRQLEEQLRIMDQTLKALMAAEDKYSQKEDKYEEEIKVLSDKLKEAETRAEFAERSVTKLEKSIDDLEDQLYQQLEQNRRLTNELKLALNED; this comes from the exons ATGGACGCCATCAAGAAGAAGATGCAGATGCTGAAGCTCGACAAGGAGAACGCCTTGGATCGAGCAGAGCAGGCAGAGGCCGACAAGAAGGCGGCAGAAGACAGGAGCAAACAG CTGGAAGATGAGCTGGTGTCGCTGCAAAAGAAACTCAAGGGCACTGAAGATGAACTGGACAAATACTCTGAGGCTCTCAAAGATGCCCAGGAGAAACTGGAGCTGGCGGAGAAAAAGGCCACTGAT GCTGAAGCTGATGTAGCTTCTCTGAACAGACGCATCCAGCTGGTTGAGGAAGAGTTGGATCGTGCTCAGGAGCGTCTGGCAACAGCTTTGCAGAAGCTGGAGGAGGCTGAAAAAGCAGCAGATGAAAGCGAGAG AGGTATGAAAGTCATTGAAAGTAGAGCccaaaaggatgaagaaaaaatggaaattcaggAGATCCAACTGAAAGAGGCCAAGCACATTGCTGAAGATGCCGACCGAAAATATGAAGAG GTAGCCCGTAAGCTGGTCATCATTGAAAGTGACCTGGAACGTGCAGAGGAGCGGGCTGAGCTCTCAGAAGG CCAAGTTCGACAGCTGGAAGAACAATTAAGAATAATGGATCAGACCTTGAAAGCATTAATGGCTGCAGAGGATAAG TACTCTCAGAAGGAAGACAAATATGAGGAAGAGATCAAGGTCCTTTCTGACAAGCTGAAGGAG GCTGAGACTCGAGCTGAGTTTGCGGAGAGGTCAGTAACTAAATTGGAGAAAAGCATTGATGACTTAGAAG
- the Tpm1 gene encoding tropomyosin alpha-1 chain isoform X7: MDAIKKKMQMLKLDKENALDRAEQAEADKKAAEDRSKQLEDELVSLQKKLKGTEDELDKYSEALKDAQEKLELAEKKATDAEADVASLNRRIQLVEEELDRAQERLATALQKLEEAEKAADESERGMKVIESRAQKDEEKMEIQEIQLKEAKHIAEDADRKYEEVARKLVIIESDLERAEERAELSEGQVRQLEEQLRIMDQTLKALMAAEDKYSQKEDKYEEEIKVLSDKLKEAETRAEFAERSVTKLEKSIDDLEEKVAHAKEENLSMHQMLDQTLLELNNM; encoded by the exons ATGGACGCCATCAAGAAGAAGATGCAGATGCTGAAGCTCGACAAGGAGAACGCCTTGGATCGAGCAGAGCAGGCAGAGGCCGACAAGAAGGCGGCAGAAGACAGGAGCAAACAG CTGGAAGATGAGCTGGTGTCGCTGCAAAAGAAACTCAAGGGCACTGAAGATGAACTGGACAAATACTCTGAGGCTCTCAAAGATGCCCAGGAGAAACTGGAGCTGGCGGAGAAAAAGGCCACTGAT GCTGAAGCTGATGTAGCTTCTCTGAACAGACGCATCCAGCTGGTTGAGGAAGAGTTGGATCGTGCTCAGGAGCGTCTGGCAACAGCTTTGCAGAAGCTGGAGGAGGCTGAAAAAGCAGCAGATGAAAGCGAGAG AGGTATGAAAGTCATTGAAAGTAGAGCccaaaaggatgaagaaaaaatggaaattcaggAGATCCAACTGAAAGAGGCCAAGCACATTGCTGAAGATGCCGACCGAAAATATGAAGAG GTAGCCCGTAAGCTGGTCATCATTGAAAGTGACCTGGAACGTGCAGAGGAGCGGGCTGAGCTCTCAGAAGG CCAAGTTCGACAGCTGGAAGAACAATTAAGAATAATGGATCAGACCTTGAAAGCATTAATGGCTGCAGAGGATAAG TACTCTCAGAAGGAAGACAAATATGAGGAAGAGATCAAGGTCCTTTCTGACAAGCTGAAGGAG GCTGAGACTCGAGCTGAGTTTGCGGAGAGGTCAGTAACTAAATTGGAGAAAAGCATTGATGACTTAGAAG
- the Tpm1 gene encoding tropomyosin alpha-1 chain isoform X11: protein MDAIKKKMQMLKLDKENALDRAEQAEADKKAAEDRSKQLEDELVSLQKKLKGTEDELDKYSEALKDAQEKLELAEKKATDAEADVASLNRRIQLVEEELDRAQERLATALQKLEEAEKAADESERGMKVIESRAQKDEEKMEIQEIQLKEAKHIAEDADRKYEEVARKLVIIESDLERAEERAELSEGKCAELEEELKTVTNNLKSLEAQAEKYSQKEDKYEEEIKVLSDKLKEAETRAEFAERSVTKLEKSIDDLEEKVAHAKEENLSMHQMLDQTLLELNNM from the exons ATGGACGCCATCAAGAAGAAGATGCAGATGCTGAAGCTCGACAAGGAGAACGCCTTGGATCGAGCAGAGCAGGCAGAGGCCGACAAGAAGGCGGCAGAAGACAGGAGCAAACAG CTGGAAGATGAGCTGGTGTCGCTGCAAAAGAAACTCAAGGGCACTGAAGATGAACTGGACAAATACTCTGAGGCTCTCAAAGATGCCCAGGAGAAACTGGAGCTGGCGGAGAAAAAGGCCACTGAT GCTGAAGCTGATGTAGCTTCTCTGAACAGACGCATCCAGCTGGTTGAGGAAGAGTTGGATCGTGCTCAGGAGCGTCTGGCAACAGCTTTGCAGAAGCTGGAGGAGGCTGAAAAAGCAGCAGATGAAAGCGAGAG AGGTATGAAAGTCATTGAAAGTAGAGCccaaaaggatgaagaaaaaatggaaattcaggAGATCCAACTGAAAGAGGCCAAGCACATTGCTGAAGATGCCGACCGAAAATATGAAGAG GTAGCCCGTAAGCTGGTCATCATTGAAAGTGACCTGGAACGTGCAGAGGAGCGGGCTGAGCTCTCAGAAGG CAAATGTGCCGAGCTTGAAGAAGAATTGAAAACTGTGACCAACAACTTGAAGTCACTGGAGGCTCAGGCTGAGAAG TACTCTCAGAAGGAAGACAAATATGAGGAAGAGATCAAGGTCCTTTCTGACAAGCTGAAGGAG GCTGAGACTCGAGCTGAGTTTGCGGAGAGGTCAGTAACTAAATTGGAGAAAAGCATTGATGACTTAGAAG
- the Tpm1 gene encoding tropomyosin alpha-1 chain isoform X5 codes for MDAIKKKMQMLKLDKENALDRAEQAEADKKAAEDRSKQLEEDIAAKEKLLRVSEDERDRVLEELHKAEDSLLAADEAAAKAEADVASLNRRIQLVEEELDRAQERLATALQKLEEAEKAADESERGMKVIESRAQKDEEKMEIQEIQLKEAKHIAEDADRKYEEVARKLVIIESDLERAEERAELSEGQVRQLEEQLRIMDQTLKALMAAEDKYSQKEDKYEEEIKVLSDKLKEAETRAEFAERSVTKLEKSIDDLEEKVAHAKEENLSMHQMLDQTLLELNNM; via the exons ATGGACGCCATCAAGAAGAAGATGCAGATGCTGAAGCTCGACAAGGAGAACGCCTTGGATCGAGCAGAGCAGGCAGAGGCCGACAAGAAGGCGGCAGAAGACAGGAGCAAACAG CTTGAGGAGGACATCGCGGCGAAGGAGAAGCTGCTGCGGGTGTCGGAGGACGAGCGGGACCGGGTGCTGGAGGAGCTGCACAAGGCGGAGGACAGCCTCCTGGCCGCCGACGAGGCCGCCGCCAAG GCTGAAGCTGATGTAGCTTCTCTGAACAGACGCATCCAGCTGGTTGAGGAAGAGTTGGATCGTGCTCAGGAGCGTCTGGCAACAGCTTTGCAGAAGCTGGAGGAGGCTGAAAAAGCAGCAGATGAAAGCGAGAG AGGTATGAAAGTCATTGAAAGTAGAGCccaaaaggatgaagaaaaaatggaaattcaggAGATCCAACTGAAAGAGGCCAAGCACATTGCTGAAGATGCCGACCGAAAATATGAAGAG GTAGCCCGTAAGCTGGTCATCATTGAAAGTGACCTGGAACGTGCAGAGGAGCGGGCTGAGCTCTCAGAAGG CCAAGTTCGACAGCTGGAAGAACAATTAAGAATAATGGATCAGACCTTGAAAGCATTAATGGCTGCAGAGGATAAG TACTCTCAGAAGGAAGACAAATATGAGGAAGAGATCAAGGTCCTTTCTGACAAGCTGAAGGAG GCTGAGACTCGAGCTGAGTTTGCGGAGAGGTCAGTAACTAAATTGGAGAAAAGCATTGATGACTTAGAAG
- the Tpm1 gene encoding tropomyosin alpha-1 chain isoform X3 has protein sequence MDAIKKKMQMLKLDKENALDRAEQAEADKKAAEDRSKQLEEDIAAKEKLLRVSEDERDRVLEELHKAEDSLLAADEAAAKAEADVASLNRRIQLVEEELDRAQERLATALQKLEEAEKAADESERGMKVIESRAQKDEEKMEIQEIQLKEAKHIAEDADRKYEEVARKLVIIESDLERAEERAELSEGKCAELEEELKTVTNNLKSLEAQAEKYSQKEDKYEEEIKVLSDKLKEAETRAEFAERSVTKLEKSIDDLEDKFLCFTSPKTPSSSWISHLSALHLSVLQLTWFFLLAPALGPGTYCAFYCIEALRSSVK, from the exons ATGGACGCCATCAAGAAGAAGATGCAGATGCTGAAGCTCGACAAGGAGAACGCCTTGGATCGAGCAGAGCAGGCAGAGGCCGACAAGAAGGCGGCAGAAGACAGGAGCAAACAG CTTGAGGAGGACATCGCGGCGAAGGAGAAGCTGCTGCGGGTGTCGGAGGACGAGCGGGACCGGGTGCTGGAGGAGCTGCACAAGGCGGAGGACAGCCTCCTGGCCGCCGACGAGGCCGCCGCCAAG GCTGAAGCTGATGTAGCTTCTCTGAACAGACGCATCCAGCTGGTTGAGGAAGAGTTGGATCGTGCTCAGGAGCGTCTGGCAACAGCTTTGCAGAAGCTGGAGGAGGCTGAAAAAGCAGCAGATGAAAGCGAGAG AGGTATGAAAGTCATTGAAAGTAGAGCccaaaaggatgaagaaaaaatggaaattcaggAGATCCAACTGAAAGAGGCCAAGCACATTGCTGAAGATGCCGACCGAAAATATGAAGAG GTAGCCCGTAAGCTGGTCATCATTGAAAGTGACCTGGAACGTGCAGAGGAGCGGGCTGAGCTCTCAGAAGG CAAATGTGCCGAGCTTGAAGAAGAATTGAAAACTGTGACCAACAACTTGAAGTCACTGGAGGCTCAGGCTGAGAAG TACTCTCAGAAGGAAGACAAATATGAGGAAGAGATCAAGGTCCTTTCTGACAAGCTGAAGGAG GCTGAGACTCGAGCTGAGTTTGCGGAGAGGTCAGTAACTAAATTGGAGAAAAGCATTGATGACTTAGAAG ATAAATTTCTTTGCTTCACTTCTCCCAAGACTCCTTCATCAAGCTGGATATCCCACCTCTCAGCTCTGCACTTATCTGTTCTCCAGCTGACCTGGTTCTTTCTCTTAGCACCTGCCTTAGGGCCAGGCACATACTGTGCTTTCTATTGTATAGAAGCTCTTCGTTCCAGTGTAAAATAA
- the Tpm1 gene encoding tropomyosin alpha-1 chain isoform X6, translating into MDAIKKKMQMLKLDKENALDRAEQAEADKKAAEDRSKQLEEDIAAKEKLLRVSEDERDRVLEELHKAEDSLLAADEAAAKAEADVASLNRRIQLVEEELDRAQERLATALQKLEEAEKAADESERGMKVIESRAQKDEEKMEIQEIQLKEAKHIAEDADRKYEEVARKLVIIESDLERAEERAELSEGQVRQLEEQLRIMDQTLKALMAAEDKYSQKEDKYEEEIKVLSDKLKEAETRAEFAERSVTKLEKSIDDLEDELYAQKLKYKAISEELDHALNDMTSM; encoded by the exons ATGGACGCCATCAAGAAGAAGATGCAGATGCTGAAGCTCGACAAGGAGAACGCCTTGGATCGAGCAGAGCAGGCAGAGGCCGACAAGAAGGCGGCAGAAGACAGGAGCAAACAG CTTGAGGAGGACATCGCGGCGAAGGAGAAGCTGCTGCGGGTGTCGGAGGACGAGCGGGACCGGGTGCTGGAGGAGCTGCACAAGGCGGAGGACAGCCTCCTGGCCGCCGACGAGGCCGCCGCCAAG GCTGAAGCTGATGTAGCTTCTCTGAACAGACGCATCCAGCTGGTTGAGGAAGAGTTGGATCGTGCTCAGGAGCGTCTGGCAACAGCTTTGCAGAAGCTGGAGGAGGCTGAAAAAGCAGCAGATGAAAGCGAGAG AGGTATGAAAGTCATTGAAAGTAGAGCccaaaaggatgaagaaaaaatggaaattcaggAGATCCAACTGAAAGAGGCCAAGCACATTGCTGAAGATGCCGACCGAAAATATGAAGAG GTAGCCCGTAAGCTGGTCATCATTGAAAGTGACCTGGAACGTGCAGAGGAGCGGGCTGAGCTCTCAGAAGG CCAAGTTCGACAGCTGGAAGAACAATTAAGAATAATGGATCAGACCTTGAAAGCATTAATGGCTGCAGAGGATAAG TACTCTCAGAAGGAAGACAAATATGAGGAAGAGATCAAGGTCCTTTCTGACAAGCTGAAGGAG GCTGAGACTCGAGCTGAGTTTGCGGAGAGGTCAGTAACTAAATTGGAGAAAAGCATTGATGACTTAGAAG ACGAGCTGTATGCTCAGAAACTGAAGTACAAGGCCATCAGCGAGGAGCTGGACCACGCTCTCAACGATATGACTTCCATGTAA
- the Tpm1 gene encoding tropomyosin alpha-1 chain isoform X2 → MDAIKKKMQMLKLDKENALDRAEQAEADKKAAEDRSKQLEDELVSLQKKLKGTEDELDKYSEALKDAQEKLELAEKKATDAEADVASLNRRIQLVEEELDRAQERLATALQKLEEAEKAADESERGMKVIESRAQKDEEKMEIQEIQLKEAKHIAEDADRKYEEVARKLVIIESDLERAEERAELSEGQVRQLEEQLRIMDQTLKALMAAEDKYSQKEDKYEEEIKVLSDKLKEAETRAEFAERSVTKLEKSIDDLEDKFLCFTSPKTPSSSWISHLSALHLSVLQLTWFFLLAPALGPGTYCAFYCIEALRSSVK, encoded by the exons ATGGACGCCATCAAGAAGAAGATGCAGATGCTGAAGCTCGACAAGGAGAACGCCTTGGATCGAGCAGAGCAGGCAGAGGCCGACAAGAAGGCGGCAGAAGACAGGAGCAAACAG CTGGAAGATGAGCTGGTGTCGCTGCAAAAGAAACTCAAGGGCACTGAAGATGAACTGGACAAATACTCTGAGGCTCTCAAAGATGCCCAGGAGAAACTGGAGCTGGCGGAGAAAAAGGCCACTGAT GCTGAAGCTGATGTAGCTTCTCTGAACAGACGCATCCAGCTGGTTGAGGAAGAGTTGGATCGTGCTCAGGAGCGTCTGGCAACAGCTTTGCAGAAGCTGGAGGAGGCTGAAAAAGCAGCAGATGAAAGCGAGAG AGGTATGAAAGTCATTGAAAGTAGAGCccaaaaggatgaagaaaaaatggaaattcaggAGATCCAACTGAAAGAGGCCAAGCACATTGCTGAAGATGCCGACCGAAAATATGAAGAG GTAGCCCGTAAGCTGGTCATCATTGAAAGTGACCTGGAACGTGCAGAGGAGCGGGCTGAGCTCTCAGAAGG CCAAGTTCGACAGCTGGAAGAACAATTAAGAATAATGGATCAGACCTTGAAAGCATTAATGGCTGCAGAGGATAAG TACTCTCAGAAGGAAGACAAATATGAGGAAGAGATCAAGGTCCTTTCTGACAAGCTGAAGGAG GCTGAGACTCGAGCTGAGTTTGCGGAGAGGTCAGTAACTAAATTGGAGAAAAGCATTGATGACTTAGAAG ATAAATTTCTTTGCTTCACTTCTCCCAAGACTCCTTCATCAAGCTGGATATCCCACCTCTCAGCTCTGCACTTATCTGTTCTCCAGCTGACCTGGTTCTTTCTCTTAGCACCTGCCTTAGGGCCAGGCACATACTGTGCTTTCTATTGTATAGAAGCTCTTCGTTCCAGTGTAAAATAA
- the Tpm1 gene encoding tropomyosin alpha-1 chain isoform X25: MAASSSLEAVRRKIRSLQEQADAAEERAGSLQHELDLERKLRETAEADVASLNRRIQLVEEELDRAQERLATALQKLEEAEKAADESERGMKVIESRAQKDEEKMEIQEIQLKEAKHIAEDADRKYEEVARKLVIIESDLERAEERAELSEGKCAELEEELKTVTNNLKSLEAQAEKYSQKEDKYEEEIKVLSDKLKEAETRAEFAERSVTKLEKSIDDLEDQLYQQLEQNRRLTNELKLALNED, from the exons ATGGCGGCGAGCAGCTCGCTGGAGGCGGTGCGTAGAAAGATCCGGAGCCTACAGGAGCAGGCGGACGCAGCGGAGGAGCGGGCGGGCAGCCTGCAGCACGAGCTGGACCTTGAAAGGAAGCTGAGGGAGACC GCTGAAGCTGATGTAGCTTCTCTGAACAGACGCATCCAGCTGGTTGAGGAAGAGTTGGATCGTGCTCAGGAGCGTCTGGCAACAGCTTTGCAGAAGCTGGAGGAGGCTGAAAAAGCAGCAGATGAAAGCGAGAG AGGTATGAAAGTCATTGAAAGTAGAGCccaaaaggatgaagaaaaaatggaaattcaggAGATCCAACTGAAAGAGGCCAAGCACATTGCTGAAGATGCCGACCGAAAATATGAAGAG GTAGCCCGTAAGCTGGTCATCATTGAAAGTGACCTGGAACGTGCAGAGGAGCGGGCTGAGCTCTCAGAAGG CAAATGTGCCGAGCTTGAAGAAGAATTGAAAACTGTGACCAACAACTTGAAGTCACTGGAGGCTCAGGCTGAGAAG TACTCTCAGAAGGAAGACAAATATGAGGAAGAGATCAAGGTCCTTTCTGACAAGCTGAAGGAG GCTGAGACTCGAGCTGAGTTTGCGGAGAGGTCAGTAACTAAATTGGAGAAAAGCATTGATGACTTAGAAG
- the Tpm1 gene encoding tropomyosin alpha-1 chain isoform X19 has translation MAASSSLEAVRRKIRSLQEQADAAEERAGSLQHELDLERKLRETAEADVASLNRRIQLVEEELDRAQERLATALQKLEEAEKAADESERGMKVIESRAQKDEEKMEIQEIQLKEAKHIAEDADRKYEEVARKLVIIESDLERAEERAELSEGKCAELEEELKTVTNNLKSLEAQAEKYSQKEDKYEEEIKVLSDKLKEAETRAEFAERSVTKLEKSIDDLEDKFLCFTSPKTPSSSWISHLSALHLSVLQLTWFFLLAPALGPGTYCAFYCIEALRSSVK, from the exons ATGGCGGCGAGCAGCTCGCTGGAGGCGGTGCGTAGAAAGATCCGGAGCCTACAGGAGCAGGCGGACGCAGCGGAGGAGCGGGCGGGCAGCCTGCAGCACGAGCTGGACCTTGAAAGGAAGCTGAGGGAGACC GCTGAAGCTGATGTAGCTTCTCTGAACAGACGCATCCAGCTGGTTGAGGAAGAGTTGGATCGTGCTCAGGAGCGTCTGGCAACAGCTTTGCAGAAGCTGGAGGAGGCTGAAAAAGCAGCAGATGAAAGCGAGAG AGGTATGAAAGTCATTGAAAGTAGAGCccaaaaggatgaagaaaaaatggaaattcaggAGATCCAACTGAAAGAGGCCAAGCACATTGCTGAAGATGCCGACCGAAAATATGAAGAG GTAGCCCGTAAGCTGGTCATCATTGAAAGTGACCTGGAACGTGCAGAGGAGCGGGCTGAGCTCTCAGAAGG CAAATGTGCCGAGCTTGAAGAAGAATTGAAAACTGTGACCAACAACTTGAAGTCACTGGAGGCTCAGGCTGAGAAG TACTCTCAGAAGGAAGACAAATATGAGGAAGAGATCAAGGTCCTTTCTGACAAGCTGAAGGAG GCTGAGACTCGAGCTGAGTTTGCGGAGAGGTCAGTAACTAAATTGGAGAAAAGCATTGATGACTTAGAAG ATAAATTTCTTTGCTTCACTTCTCCCAAGACTCCTTCATCAAGCTGGATATCCCACCTCTCAGCTCTGCACTTATCTGTTCTCCAGCTGACCTGGTTCTTTCTCTTAGCACCTGCCTTAGGGCCAGGCACATACTGTGCTTTCTATTGTATAGAAGCTCTTCGTTCCAGTGTAAAATAA
- the Tpm1 gene encoding tropomyosin alpha-1 chain isoform X24 has protein sequence MAASSSLEAVRRKIRSLQEQADAAEERAGSLQHELDLERKLRETAEADVASLNRRIQLVEEELDRAQERLATALQKLEEAEKAADESERGMKVIESRAQKDEEKMEIQEIQLKEAKHIAEDADRKYEEVARKLVIIESDLERAEERAELSEGQVRQLEEQLRIMDQTLKALMAAEDKYSQKEDKYEEEIKVLSDKLKEAETRAEFAERSVTKLEKSIDDLEDQLYQQLEQNRRLTNELKLALNED, from the exons ATGGCGGCGAGCAGCTCGCTGGAGGCGGTGCGTAGAAAGATCCGGAGCCTACAGGAGCAGGCGGACGCAGCGGAGGAGCGGGCGGGCAGCCTGCAGCACGAGCTGGACCTTGAAAGGAAGCTGAGGGAGACC GCTGAAGCTGATGTAGCTTCTCTGAACAGACGCATCCAGCTGGTTGAGGAAGAGTTGGATCGTGCTCAGGAGCGTCTGGCAACAGCTTTGCAGAAGCTGGAGGAGGCTGAAAAAGCAGCAGATGAAAGCGAGAG AGGTATGAAAGTCATTGAAAGTAGAGCccaaaaggatgaagaaaaaatggaaattcaggAGATCCAACTGAAAGAGGCCAAGCACATTGCTGAAGATGCCGACCGAAAATATGAAGAG GTAGCCCGTAAGCTGGTCATCATTGAAAGTGACCTGGAACGTGCAGAGGAGCGGGCTGAGCTCTCAGAAGG CCAAGTTCGACAGCTGGAAGAACAATTAAGAATAATGGATCAGACCTTGAAAGCATTAATGGCTGCAGAGGATAAG TACTCTCAGAAGGAAGACAAATATGAGGAAGAGATCAAGGTCCTTTCTGACAAGCTGAAGGAG GCTGAGACTCGAGCTGAGTTTGCGGAGAGGTCAGTAACTAAATTGGAGAAAAGCATTGATGACTTAGAAG